One Candidatus Desulfatibia profunda genomic window, AATACTTTCAACCGCGAGCAGTTCAGGAAAAACTGATGGATATAACCAAAGTTGAAGGTGTTCCGGCTGAAATCGTATGTCTCTCCACGCTGGCCGGGGAGGCTGTCGATGAAGCCAATTCGGTATTGTACACCCGCAACAAGCAAGCTCAACTTAAGCGCTTTATGGGTACTACCGTTGTCGGCTTGGTTCCGGTAAAGGAAGGCGATTACATGTTCTGGTTCCATGTGGGAGACAGCCGCCTGTATCGCTGGAGAGATTCCAGGCTGGAGCGTCTTACATCCGATCACTCCGCCTATGCGCAATGGGTTAATCAGGGCCAGGAAGGCACAAAACCGAGTAAAAACATTATTACAAAGGCTATAGGACCCAAAGTGGCTTTATCGGCCGATACCGGATGGGCAAAACGGCAGCAGGGCGACATATACATCCTGTGCAGTGACGGCCTTACCGATATGATCACGGATGATCAGATCGCAGCAATATTGAAGGCCGAAGAGATCGTAGATAATATCGCCACACGGCTGGTTGAAGCTGCCAAGGATGCCGGCGGCAAGGATAATACCAGTGTCATTGTTTGCCGGGTGTGAAGCTTTAACTCATCCCGGCGCAGTTTGGCTGATGGCTGATTTCTAAATGCCATCTGATTGACACGTTAATCCCTGCGCAGTATATTTTGAACCAGGTTCAAGGGGCTGTAAGTTACTTCAGACATCTAAAAACAGCTAAATAATCCTGAATACGGACGAACAGTATGACTCGAAAAACCGGTACTCTCGCAATTTTGTTTGCTGACGTTGCCAAGAGCACGCATATATATGAAACTTTGGGCAATAAAGACGCAAAGGATCTTATCGATGCATGTCTCTCCCTTCTCAGAAAAGTGACCAATATTCATAAAGGTAAAGTAATCAAGGAGATCGGCGATGAGATCATGTGCGTTTTCCCCACTGCTATGGATGCCGTAGAGGCGGCAAAAGACATGCATCAGGCCCTTGAGGACATGCCCGCCCTTGATAAACCCGACTATACTTCTCCCAACATTTATGTGGGGATTCAATACGGACCGGTTATCATTGAAAGCGGGGATGTCTTTGGCGATGCGGTCAACGTGGCTGCCCGAATGGTGGCGTTGGCCAAACAGCGCCAGATCATCACCACTGAAGAGACCATCAATGCATTGCCGCCGGGGCATGATTTCAATGTGCATTGCATCGATAAAACTACGGTAAAAGGTAAAAGCGGGGAAATGAATATCTATGAGGTCATTTGGGAACAGCAGGACCTCACCGTAATGATTGATGACAGCCAGGAATCGGGTGTTATTAAAGCCCGCCTGGAACTAAAGTTTGAAGGTCAAGTTCTTGAACTCGACGAAAACCGGCCCAGTGTTACCCTGGGACGCCAGGTCCATAACGACGTGGTCGTGAATGACACTCGTGTTTCCAGGTCGCACGCCCGCATCGAATACCGCCGTGGTAAATTCGTGCTGATTGACCAGAGTTCCAACGGCACGTTTTTGCTGGTTAAGGGGAAACAAGGCATCACCATTAAACGGGATGAGGCCCAATTGATCGGTAGTGGCATCATCGGGCTTGGCCGGGACGTGACCCCCGAATCGCCTGTGGCGGTCCATTATGCCATAAAAATGTAATAAAATCGCTTTGCGATTTTATATAACGCAGCTTCGCAGCTCCGTACTGCGTTCTTTTTGAACAATCTTACGCAACCTCTACAAAACGGCCTCTTTTGCCGATTATTTCAATCATTGAACATACCTGATTTTACATCACTCTCTCCGAGCCATAGGCTCTCTGAGCCGGAGGGCAATACCATCACTTCACAATTAGAGTTCCGCTTTCAGCGGAACGTTTCATAAAATCGTAATACGATTTTATTTTTCCTGTTGCCAAATTATACTAAATATTGTATAGAGAAAGAAACTTAATCACAACGTATTGTATAGACGGTGCTTTTTTTTCGGCCTTGCAGCGTAAAAACATGCGATTGATGAGTTCAATGTCAATAAGGATTCTAAAAGCATCTTTTTTCTTGTTGTTGCTCATGCTGTTTGTGCGTCCCGAAGTTGCCGATGGCGAGGAGCGATTTTATTACAGTATTCACTTTGCCTCCTTCAAGCAGCTTGAAAATGCCAACCGGCAGGTGAATGCGCTCAAGGAAAAAGGCAAGATGGTCTTTTGGAGGAAGGCCGACGTTCCGGGCAAGGGGCAATATTACAGAGTTTATCTGGGCAGATATTATAACAGAGACGAGGCCGTAGCGTTTTGGAACAAGCTGAACGACATCGGCGCCGTAGGTTATTTCGGCATTCATCGTTTTACCGAAACGGTTGAGCCTGAAAAGATAAAAGACCTTGCCAAGATCAGCGTTTCCGAAGAACCCGATGCGGGTCGGGCCGTGCAAACACCGCCAGCCAAAGATCGGTTTGTGGACAATCAGGATGGGACGATCACGGATACAAAGACAAACTTGATGTGGATTCAAAACGGCTGGAGGTTAGATTTTTTTGCAGCGGAGACCTGGACGGATGCCAAGAAAAAGTGTGAAAACTTCAAGCTCGGGGGCTACAGCGACTGGCGGCTTCCGACGGTCGAAGAATGGAGAAGCTTGATAGATCCCGATCGGAGAAATCCGGCCATGATAGAACCCAATCCCTTTGAAAACATCATCGCTCACATGCCGTACTGGACCCATTCCGAATTCACCTATAGTCGCGATCGTACCTGCATCAAACAGCGCCCTTTGGAAACTTTTACGGTTTTGCTGTATTCCGGTTCGGTGAATCACCAGAAGAAAACCGATAGGGCGTTTATCCTGCCGGTTCGCTCCCTCAATTAATTCTTCAATCCTGGATTCTATGCTTTTTGTGACAAAATTTGTTTCCAGCCACGAAGACACAAAGACACGAAGGAAAATAAAAAATAAAATTTTTTTGGTGCCTTTGTGCCTTTGTGGCAAATCCTTTCTGGATTCGTTTTTATCCGGGTCAGCCCGGCAAGCGTCTGCTGCTGTTGCTTTTTTCGGTTATGCCTTTGTATATCACCAGCTTTTCGCCGACTTTCATGCCGTCGTTTAAAATGGTGTCATCCTGGCTTGCAGCTTTGCGGCTGAAGCTTTTCGTGTGGGGATATTTATAGTCCACGTATTGTTTCAGCAGGGAATCTTCTGTCGTTATCAGCGCAGATTCGCTCTTGATACTTGTTTTTTTGTTTTGCGATTCGAGTTTTGAGCGAAATCCTGCGATAATACCGACTGCAAAATCGCTCTGGCGATAGCGATTTAAACCTTTACTCCGGTTGTATGCGTGCCAGCGCGTATTGGTAAAATTCCTAATAAAATCATAAGCATAACTGGCTATTTTTATATTCTGCCGGGTTCCGGTGATTTCCAGCACGCGGCCCATTTTGCCTTTTTCCAGCACATAGGCAGGCACCCAGAGTCCGCGCACGAAATAAAAATCGAGTATTAACCGTGCGAGGTGATAGTCTTCGCGGGGGTGGCGCAGCGCCGGTTTGCCGACAAACACACTGATGAAATTGCGTTTGACACCATGGGTTATCCGATCAATATTGTATTTGGCAATGAGTTCGTGGGCTTTGGCCATTGCCGCTTCGGCCTCATGGGGATTGCGGCTTTCAGCAAGGGCCATGAGTTTTTTGATCCGGAGCATAACTTTGTCTTCGGAGGCCGGAGAATCTTGCAGGATCTGTTCCCACAGCGGCCTGTAACTTCCCGACGCTTTCGGATTTGCCCGCAGAAGGTGGCAGGCTTTACGGAATTCGGGGCCGTGCGGCGTTTCGTTACGTGCCCCCAAAACCTGATCAGCGAACTGATGTGCCATTTCATGCAAAAGTACCTCGCGAACCGAATCCCAGGGATGATGATGCACCAATTGGCGATTCAGACAGATTTCGCATTTTTCGCGAGACCAGTATCCCAACTTGGTTTGCATATCGCTGAGTCTGAACAGGGGTTTTCGCATCAGCTTTCTGTGGGCGGGACCTAAAATCCACAGGACGGCTTCCCATTCACAAGCAATCCCATGAAGAATGCGGTGCTCCAGTTTTTCCTTAATACGCGTCATTGTTTGTTGATTTAACCCGAATTTCCCGCAATGATCATCAAAAAACGATTGTGTTGTCAAGGGATTCGTATTAAAATAAAAATTAAAGGTGCCAACTAAATGTGTTAAGAGAGGATTGTCATGCCGGTTTACGAATACGAACATCTCCAAGAGCCCTGCCGGAGAGGCAAACTTTTTGAAGTAACCCAGTCGATTCATGACAAAGCCATGACCCAATGCCCCGATTGCGCCGGCCCCGTACGCAAACTCATATCACGTACC contains:
- a CDS encoding serine/threonine-protein phosphatase codes for the protein MKSDAHLHFQVETSWMTATGISDVGNVRSGNEDAILLDEAGNFMLLADGMGGHERGEEASQTALQVIQQYFQPRAVQEKLMDITKVEGVPAEIVCLSTLAGEAVDEANSVLYTRNKQAQLKRFMGTTVVGLVPVKEGDYMFWFHVGDSRLYRWRDSRLERLTSDHSAYAQWVNQGQEGTKPSKNIITKAIGPKVALSADTGWAKRQQGDIYILCSDGLTDMITDDQIAAILKAEEIVDNIATRLVEAAKDAGGKDNTSVIVCRV
- a CDS encoding adenylate/guanylate cyclase domain-containing protein yields the protein MTRKTGTLAILFADVAKSTHIYETLGNKDAKDLIDACLSLLRKVTNIHKGKVIKEIGDEIMCVFPTAMDAVEAAKDMHQALEDMPALDKPDYTSPNIYVGIQYGPVIIESGDVFGDAVNVAARMVALAKQRQIITTEETINALPPGHDFNVHCIDKTTVKGKSGEMNIYEVIWEQQDLTVMIDDSQESGVIKARLELKFEGQVLELDENRPSVTLGRQVHNDVVVNDTRVSRSHARIEYRRGKFVLIDQSSNGTFLLVKGKQGITIKRDEAQLIGSGIIGLGRDVTPESPVAVHYAIKM
- a CDS encoding DUF1566 domain-containing protein, translating into MSIRILKASFFLLLLMLFVRPEVADGEERFYYSIHFASFKQLENANRQVNALKEKGKMVFWRKADVPGKGQYYRVYLGRYYNRDEAVAFWNKLNDIGAVGYFGIHRFTETVEPEKIKDLAKISVSEEPDAGRAVQTPPAKDRFVDNQDGTITDTKTNLMWIQNGWRLDFFAAETWTDAKKKCENFKLGGYSDWRLPTVEEWRSLIDPDRRNPAMIEPNPFENIIAHMPYWTHSEFTYSRDRTCIKQRPLETFTVLLYSGSVNHQKKTDRAFILPVRSLN
- a CDS encoding DUF2786 domain-containing protein encodes the protein MTRIKEKLEHRILHGIACEWEAVLWILGPAHRKLMRKPLFRLSDMQTKLGYWSREKCEICLNRQLVHHHPWDSVREVLLHEMAHQFADQVLGARNETPHGPEFRKACHLLRANPKASGSYRPLWEQILQDSPASEDKVMLRIKKLMALAESRNPHEAEAAMAKAHELIAKYNIDRITHGVKRNFISVFVGKPALRHPREDYHLARLILDFYFVRGLWVPAYVLEKGKMGRVLEITGTRQNIKIASYAYDFIRNFTNTRWHAYNRSKGLNRYRQSDFAVGIIAGFRSKLESQNKKTSIKSESALITTEDSLLKQYVDYKYPHTKSFSRKAASQDDTILNDGMKVGEKLVIYKGITEKSNSSRRLPG